One window from the genome of Pirellulales bacterium encodes:
- a CDS encoding biopolymer transporter ExbD has product MKIKRSSTVSDKIEMNMTPMIDVVFQLLTFFLFSLRTVDTEGNFSIKMPSPSSQQVPDNISLPKALELRANTDGSLASIKFEDKSWTIKSPRPKRPLGNTTPEYRAALEQHRAEVKAAFEQVQQRVIALVGQPGAPAKTDLEVELDCSKNLNYEYVITGISAVSGKVRPDGEIDKLIEKIRFKPQR; this is encoded by the coding sequence CGCCCATGATCGACGTCGTGTTTCAGCTTTTGACGTTTTTTTTGTTCTCGCTCAGGACCGTCGATACCGAGGGAAATTTTAGCATCAAGATGCCCAGCCCCAGCTCGCAGCAGGTGCCGGACAATATTAGCCTGCCCAAGGCTTTGGAACTGCGGGCCAACACGGACGGCTCGCTGGCCTCGATTAAGTTTGAGGACAAATCTTGGACGATCAAATCACCCCGTCCCAAGCGTCCGTTAGGGAATACCACCCCTGAATACCGGGCCGCGCTGGAGCAGCATCGCGCCGAGGTCAAGGCCGCGTTTGAACAGGTGCAGCAGCGGGTGATCGCGCTTGTTGGCCAGCCCGGCGCTCCCGCCAAGACCGACCTGGAGGTGGAATTGGATTGCTCTAAAAATCTCAACTACGAATACGTGATCACGGGCATCTCGGCCGTGTCGGGCAAGGTCCGTCCCGATGGCGAAATCGATAAGCTGATTGAAAAGATCCGCTTTAAGCCGCAGCGGTAG
- a CDS encoding LCCL domain-containing protein, with product MPAPGNSPRLIAKYSWVMSILTVWCYGWTLAAFGQQIFLAPVAEDPFGEPQVQRPAVPSAESKPEGELAIPPPAAVAGQLRASFADQGQLTLHLLDEKLELETPFGTLAIPVAEIRQIEFGLRITPAIQEKLSAALANLASENFNKREAGGKTLLELGAAAYPDLVKLCHSPDAETATRAKELIAKLEETLPASRLQPRANDVVTTGDSIITGKIKAETFKVRTSQFGEQELKLADLRRLSTRGLEGREIPRDVTDDPGNLVQFQQQIGKTLYFKVTGQAQGYIWGTGSYTTDSRLATAAIHAGALRDGETGVVKVKIVPSPAQFIGSTQNGVSSYPYPQYTAAYQVSKVRGNSDE from the coding sequence ATGCCAGCTCCCGGGAACTCCCCTCGATTGATTGCCAAGTATAGCTGGGTAATGTCAATTTTGACGGTTTGGTGTTATGGCTGGACTCTGGCAGCGTTTGGCCAACAAATATTCCTTGCTCCAGTCGCCGAGGATCCATTTGGCGAGCCGCAAGTTCAACGACCGGCGGTACCGTCAGCGGAATCAAAACCAGAGGGTGAACTGGCCATTCCGCCCCCGGCGGCGGTGGCTGGCCAGTTGCGCGCGTCGTTTGCGGATCAGGGCCAGCTTACCTTGCATCTCTTGGATGAAAAATTGGAGTTAGAGACCCCGTTTGGGACGTTGGCGATTCCCGTGGCGGAGATACGGCAGATAGAGTTTGGCCTGCGGATCACCCCCGCGATCCAGGAAAAGCTGAGCGCGGCCTTGGCCAACCTGGCCAGCGAAAACTTTAACAAACGGGAAGCGGGGGGGAAGACCCTGTTGGAACTAGGAGCAGCGGCATATCCTGACCTGGTTAAGCTGTGTCACTCCCCCGACGCCGAGACCGCCACCCGCGCCAAGGAACTTATCGCCAAACTGGAAGAGACGCTGCCCGCCTCCCGGTTGCAGCCGCGCGCTAACGACGTGGTAACAACGGGGGACTCGATCATCACGGGAAAAATAAAGGCGGAAACGTTCAAAGTCCGCACGTCGCAATTTGGCGAGCAAGAGTTGAAATTGGCCGATCTGCGGCGGTTGAGCACGCGGGGCCTCGAAGGGCGGGAGATTCCGCGGGATGTCACGGATGATCCGGGAAATTTGGTGCAATTTCAGCAGCAGATCGGTAAAACCCTGTATTTTAAAGTGACGGGGCAAGCGCAGGGGTATATCTGGGGGACGGGGTCATACACCACCGACAGCCGCCTGGCCACGGCGGCGATCCACGCGGGAGCGCTGCGCGATGGGGAGACGGGCGTGGTCAAAGTAAAAATTGTTCCCTCGCCGGCGCAGTTTATCGGCTCGACCCAGAATGGAGTCAGCAGCTATCCCTATCCGCAATACACGGCCGCCTACCAGGTGTCCAAAGTGCGCGGTAACAGCGATGAGTAA